In the genome of Opitutia bacterium KCR 482, one region contains:
- the uppS gene encoding polyprenyl diphosphate synthase — MPEPSAINPPKDKNPRHVAIIMDGNGRWAKERGLPRIEGHKQGAKQIEKVLEAAREFGVQYITLYAFSSENWNRPKEEVDALMALLSASIRQNEKHFSKNKIRFRTIGDIDALPPACIADIRRLEKLTENFGERTLVLALNYGSRDELARAVNKIAKKFRDGEIDKITWDTIAENLDTADIPDPDLLVRTSGEMRLSNYLMMQSSYAELYFTKTYWPDFGRDEFAKAIDEFKRRERRYGLTGDQLK; from the coding sequence ATGCCAGAACCGTCAGCCATAAATCCCCCGAAAGACAAAAATCCGCGACACGTGGCAATCATAATGGACGGCAACGGCAGGTGGGCAAAAGAGCGCGGGCTGCCGAGAATAGAGGGGCACAAACAGGGGGCGAAGCAGATAGAAAAAGTGCTCGAAGCCGCGCGTGAATTCGGCGTGCAATACATCACCCTCTACGCGTTTTCTTCGGAAAACTGGAACAGACCCAAAGAGGAGGTCGACGCGCTGATGGCGTTGCTGTCGGCGTCGATTAGGCAAAACGAAAAACACTTTTCGAAAAACAAAATCCGCTTCCGCACGATAGGCGACATCGACGCCCTGCCCCCAGCCTGCATTGCCGACATTCGCAGGCTCGAAAAACTCACCGAAAATTTCGGCGAACGCACGCTTGTGCTCGCGCTCAACTACGGCTCGCGCGACGAGCTTGCGAGGGCGGTAAATAAAATTGCAAAAAAATTCCGCGACGGCGAAATCGACAAAATCACTTGGGATACGATTGCCGAAAACCTCGACACCGCCGACATTCCCGACCCAGACTTGCTTGTGCGCACCTCCGGCGAAATGCGGCTGAGCAACTACCTCATGATGCAGTCGTCATACGCGGAACTGTACTTTACAAAAACATACTGGCCCGACTTCGGGCGCGACGAATTCGCCAAGGCGATAGACGAATTCAAACGCCGCGAACGCCGCTACGGACTCACGGGCGACCAACTCAAATAA
- a CDS encoding phosphatidate cytidylyltransferase translates to MYARIFSTLALWTITILAVIYFGAAGWTALLAVLAGGALRETFGLLEKLGMKPMKGAAQAAAAAAFAAAWAFPHFGILHNAGGAIVLACFAAFFAMLTVRSPYDDFAAKTVLPTIAALFAVSLPLNLLAVVGVEAATEASRYTGVVLSVWIVAAAKFSDIGAYVIGAAFGRHKMSPDISPNKTWEGAVGGLFSSAAVSAAIARGFAPILPQNFTPILAATAGTLIGAVAIVSDLLESVLKRRADVKDSGKFIPGIGGALDLADSLLLSAPFGVLILAIIL, encoded by the coding sequence ATGTACGCACGCATTTTCAGCACGCTCGCACTTTGGACAATCACGATACTCGCGGTAATTTATTTCGGCGCGGCGGGCTGGACGGCTCTGCTTGCGGTTCTCGCGGGCGGCGCGTTGCGCGAAACTTTCGGACTTCTCGAAAAGCTAGGAATGAAGCCCATGAAAGGCGCGGCGCAAGCGGCGGCGGCGGCGGCATTCGCGGCGGCGTGGGCGTTCCCGCACTTCGGAATACTCCACAACGCGGGCGGCGCGATTGTGCTTGCGTGCTTCGCGGCGTTTTTTGCGATGCTCACGGTGCGCTCGCCCTACGACGACTTCGCGGCGAAAACGGTTCTGCCGACGATTGCCGCGCTGTTTGCGGTGTCCCTCCCGCTGAACCTGCTGGCGGTCGTGGGGGTTGAGGCGGCGACGGAGGCGTCGCGCTACACGGGAGTAGTGCTCTCGGTCTGGATTGTGGCGGCGGCGAAATTCTCTGACATCGGCGCATACGTCATAGGAGCGGCGTTCGGACGGCACAAAATGTCGCCCGACATCAGCCCGAACAAAACTTGGGAGGGCGCGGTCGGCGGACTGTTCTCGTCGGCGGCGGTGTCGGCGGCAATCGCGCGGGGCTTCGCGCCGATTCTTCCGCAGAACTTTACGCCGATTCTCGCGGCGACGGCGGGCACGCTAATCGGGGCGGTCGCGATTGTTTCCGACCTGCTCGAATCGGTGCTCAAAAGACGCGCGGACGTCAAGGATTCGGGCAAATTCATTCCGGGAATCGGAGGCGCGCTCGACCTTGCGGACTCGCTTCTGCTCTCCGCGCCTTTCGGCGTTTTGATTTTGGCAATCATTTTATAA
- a CDS encoding phosphoglycerate kinase, which produces MANIKTIKDVDLKGKKVFVRVDFNVPFDAQGNISDDTRIVAALPTIQYLLDEGAMVVLTSHLGRPKSKADTQFSLAPVAKALSEKLGKPVVFVDDCIGEKVKEACSKMKAGDVVLLENSRFYPEEKKNDPEFAKKLVEDTGAEAYVNDAFGTAHRAHATTAGVAAYLPIKVAGLLIEKELEFLGSKTETPVRPFTVILGGSKVSDKITVIDSLLDKCDAMLIGGAMAYTFALAQGRTTGTSLVEPDKIDLAKAALAKAEKKGVKFLLPIDNAVTQSIDFAGGKVGPMEVMDGNIADGWAGVDIGPKTVELYKEQIAKSKTILWNGPMGIFEIKDCAKGTFAIAEAVAKSGAISIIGGGDSVKAIKKSGFAKDVSFISTGGGASLEFLEGKELPGVAVLDKKC; this is translated from the coding sequence ATGGCAAATATCAAGACCATCAAAGACGTCGACTTGAAGGGAAAGAAAGTTTTCGTTCGCGTCGATTTCAACGTGCCCTTTGACGCGCAGGGCAATATCAGCGACGACACCCGCATTGTGGCGGCGTTGCCCACAATCCAGTACCTTCTCGACGAAGGCGCAATGGTCGTTCTCACGAGCCACCTCGGCCGCCCGAAAAGCAAGGCCGACACGCAGTTCTCGCTCGCTCCCGTGGCGAAGGCGCTGTCCGAAAAGCTCGGCAAGCCCGTCGTTTTCGTGGACGACTGCATCGGCGAAAAGGTAAAGGAAGCCTGCTCGAAAATGAAAGCGGGCGACGTAGTTCTCCTCGAAAACTCGCGCTTCTACCCCGAAGAAAAGAAGAACGACCCCGAATTTGCAAAGAAGCTTGTCGAAGACACGGGCGCGGAAGCCTATGTAAACGACGCTTTCGGCACGGCGCACAGAGCGCACGCCACAACAGCGGGCGTGGCTGCTTACCTGCCGATTAAGGTTGCGGGTCTTCTCATCGAAAAGGAACTCGAATTCCTCGGTTCGAAGACCGAAACCCCCGTCCGTCCGTTCACGGTAATCTTGGGCGGCTCTAAAGTTTCCGACAAAATCACGGTTATCGACTCGCTCCTCGACAAGTGCGACGCAATGCTCATCGGCGGCGCAATGGCGTACACCTTCGCGCTCGCGCAGGGTCGCACGACGGGCACAAGCCTTGTCGAACCCGATAAAATCGACCTCGCAAAGGCGGCTTTGGCGAAGGCGGAAAAGAAGGGCGTAAAGTTCCTGCTTCCCATCGACAACGCGGTTACGCAGTCCATCGATTTCGCGGGCGGCAAAGTCGGCCCGATGGAAGTCATGGACGGCAACATCGCCGACGGCTGGGCGGGTGTAGACATCGGTCCGAAGACGGTCGAGCTTTACAAAGAACAAATCGCCAAGAGCAAGACAATCCTCTGGAACGGCCCCATGGGCATCTTCGAAATCAAGGACTGCGCAAAGGGCACGTTCGCAATCGCGGAAGCTGTGGCGAAGTCGGGCGCAATCAGCATCATCGGCGGCGGCGACTCGGTAAAGGCAATCAAGAAGAGCGGCTTTGCCAAAGACGTAAGCTTCATCTCCACGGGCGGCGGAGCGTCCCTCGAATTCCTCGAAGGCAAGGAACTCCCCGGCGTCGCGGTTCTCGACAAAAAATGCTAA
- a CDS encoding site-2 protease family protein has translation MGEFADIFSNTWAFALVMLFFGGSIFVHELGHFLAARMRGLKILRFSIGFGPKLFSAKGRDGCEYIISLLPFGGYVALPQLADMGALEGGKGGETEKLPKASCADKIIVSAAGAFFNLLFAAALAAIVWVMGIKQSAAMESTTVGFVANEITDVDGNKHESPAKLAGLREGDKIVSIDGRKVGDFSQIVELVAIGSGRDADGKPSASLEIGRDGKILNVKINPILIKTNVSTGDEIRMIGVSPAAPMTVGKIMPNSPAGKAGIKVGDEVVGIDGRRIFSNAQLGAYLDSLKDGATVKLEILRGGAKTEISAKPQRVKLTKSLATLEIPDEKGSVSFMVSNRKNPKSDTGLLKVFSVKRGAEVFDKFAVGDTLYALDGREINSLARLEAAVNGAKTRPRLDMLGPQMYDVSMPISAKAEIEPPQTRNMIGYMLAPSTITAHPTIAEQFGDSLSRTYNALSSLVNPKSDVGIKSLAGPVDIGRVIYKLSLTDFALVLSFAVLLNVNLAILNMLPIPVLDGGHILFALLEKLRGKPLPPSFFAAVQGGFSVMLLALMAFVVYNGFMRWSGDSKLESGENSEYYLNEIKF, from the coding sequence ATGGGAGAGTTTGCCGACATTTTTTCGAACACTTGGGCATTCGCCCTCGTGATGCTGTTTTTCGGCGGTTCGATTTTCGTCCACGAACTCGGACACTTTCTCGCCGCGCGCATGCGCGGGCTGAAAATACTGCGCTTTTCAATCGGCTTCGGGCCCAAACTCTTTTCGGCAAAAGGCAGGGACGGCTGCGAATACATAATTTCGCTTCTGCCGTTCGGCGGATACGTCGCCCTGCCCCAGCTTGCCGACATGGGCGCGCTCGAAGGCGGCAAAGGCGGCGAAACCGAAAAACTCCCCAAGGCGTCGTGCGCCGACAAAATCATAGTGAGCGCGGCGGGGGCGTTTTTCAACCTGCTGTTCGCGGCGGCGTTGGCGGCGATAGTCTGGGTAATGGGAATAAAGCAGAGCGCGGCGATGGAGTCCACAACGGTGGGCTTTGTGGCGAACGAAATTACCGACGTGGACGGGAACAAGCACGAGTCTCCCGCAAAACTCGCTGGACTGCGCGAGGGCGACAAAATCGTTTCAATCGACGGCCGCAAAGTAGGCGACTTCTCGCAAATCGTGGAACTTGTGGCAATCGGCTCTGGGCGCGACGCCGACGGAAAGCCGTCGGCAAGCCTAGAAATCGGGCGCGATGGCAAAATACTGAATGTCAAAATCAATCCAATTCTAATAAAAACAAACGTCTCCACGGGCGACGAAATCCGCATGATAGGGGTGTCGCCCGCCGCGCCGATGACGGTCGGGAAAATCATGCCGAACTCGCCCGCGGGAAAGGCGGGAATAAAGGTCGGAGACGAAGTTGTCGGAATAGACGGCCGCAGGATTTTCTCGAACGCGCAACTCGGCGCATACCTCGACTCCCTCAAAGACGGGGCTACCGTGAAGCTCGAAATTCTGCGCGGCGGCGCGAAAACGGAAATTTCGGCGAAGCCCCAAAGGGTGAAGCTTACAAAAAGCCTCGCAACGCTTGAAATTCCCGACGAAAAAGGCTCGGTTTCGTTCATGGTTTCGAACAGGAAAAACCCGAAGTCGGACACGGGGCTTCTCAAAGTGTTTTCGGTAAAGCGCGGCGCGGAAGTCTTCGACAAATTCGCGGTAGGCGACACGCTCTACGCGCTCGACGGGCGCGAAATAAACTCGCTCGCGCGGCTCGAAGCGGCAGTCAACGGCGCAAAAACGCGCCCGCGCCTCGACATGCTCGGCCCGCAGATGTACGACGTCTCCATGCCGATTTCGGCAAAGGCGGAAATAGAGCCGCCGCAGACGCGCAACATGATAGGCTACATGCTCGCCCCCTCGACAATTACCGCGCACCCGACAATCGCCGAACAGTTCGGCGACAGCCTGTCGAGAACGTACAACGCGCTGTCGAGCCTCGTGAACCCCAAGAGCGACGTCGGCATAAAAAGCCTCGCCGGCCCCGTGGACATCGGGCGCGTAATCTACAAACTTTCGCTTACGGACTTCGCGCTCGTGCTGTCGTTCGCGGTGCTTCTCAACGTAAACCTCGCAATACTCAACATGCTGCCCATTCCCGTGCTCGACGGCGGGCACATACTCTTCGCCCTGCTCGAAAAACTGCGCGGCAAACCCCTGCCGCCCTCGTTCTTCGCGGCGGTTCAGGGCGGATTCTCGGTAATGCTACTTGCGCTCATGGCGTTCGTGGTCTACAACGGATTCATGAGGTGGTCGGGCGATTCAAAGCTTGAAAGCGGGGAAAATTCCGAATACTATTTGAACGAAATAAAATTCTAA
- the dxr gene encoding 1-deoxy-D-xylulose-5-phosphate reductoisomerase — protein MKAKNLAILGATGSIGDNTLEVVRGNRDRLNVVGIAGKKNFRKLAKIADEFDVKHVGIFDDAALAEARESGLFKGRKLYGGIGGLTEIATLSEADTTVAAVVGTTALKPTLAAIEAGKDIALANKELLVMAGKFVMGGAERKGVQMLPLDSEHNAIFQCINGERKRDIAKLLITASGGMFRDYTREQMLTITPEQALKHPNWKMGPKVTIDSSTLANKGLEVIEAKWLFGVSPDQIQVVVQKDSLVHSMVQFVDGSVIAHLSPPSMTFAISHSLLYPERGNFVRPPLDFTKPFVVDFRPPDTDRFPCLKHAFAALRAGGTATTVFNASNEVAVENFIAGKLPWIKIPQVIEKTLESTAAIDPAELGDVLAADAEARAKAREAAASLV, from the coding sequence ATGAAAGCAAAAAATTTGGCAATACTCGGCGCGACCGGCTCAATCGGAGACAACACGCTCGAAGTCGTAAGGGGCAACCGCGACAGGCTCAACGTGGTGGGAATCGCGGGCAAAAAGAACTTCCGCAAACTCGCGAAAATCGCCGACGAGTTCGACGTAAAGCACGTCGGAATTTTCGACGACGCGGCTCTCGCCGAAGCGCGGGAATCGGGGCTGTTCAAGGGGCGCAAGCTCTACGGCGGAATCGGGGGGCTTACGGAAATCGCGACCCTTTCGGAAGCCGACACGACGGTCGCGGCGGTGGTCGGCACTACCGCCCTCAAACCCACGCTCGCGGCAATAGAGGCGGGCAAGGACATCGCGCTCGCAAACAAGGAGCTGCTCGTGATGGCGGGCAAATTCGTGATGGGCGGCGCGGAGCGCAAGGGCGTGCAAATGCTGCCGCTCGACTCCGAACACAACGCAATTTTCCAGTGCATAAACGGCGAGCGCAAGCGCGACATCGCTAAGCTGCTCATCACCGCGTCGGGAGGCATGTTCCGCGACTACACGCGCGAGCAAATGCTCACAATCACCCCCGAACAGGCGCTCAAACACCCCAACTGGAAAATGGGCCCGAAAGTTACGATAGACTCGTCAACGCTCGCGAACAAGGGCTTGGAGGTTATCGAGGCGAAGTGGCTCTTCGGCGTCTCGCCCGACCAAATTCAGGTGGTCGTCCAAAAGGACAGCCTTGTGCACTCGATGGTGCAGTTCGTGGACGGCTCGGTGATTGCGCACTTGTCGCCGCCGTCGATGACGTTTGCAATTTCGCACAGCCTGCTCTACCCCGAACGCGGAAACTTCGTGCGCCCGCCGCTCGACTTCACAAAGCCGTTCGTCGTAGACTTCCGCCCGCCAGACACCGACCGCTTCCCCTGCCTCAAACACGCGTTTGCTGCGCTCCGCGCGGGCGGCACGGCGACGACCGTTTTCAACGCGTCGAACGAAGTCGCGGTTGAAAATTTCATCGCGGGAAAACTGCCGTGGATAAAAATTCCGCAGGTGATTGAAAAGACGCTCGAATCCACGGCGGCAATAGACCCCGCCGAACTCGGCGACGTTCTCGCCGCGGACGCCGAAGCGCGGGCAAAGGCGCGCGAAGCGGCAGCATCGCTTGTTTAG
- the tpiA gene encoding triose-phosphate isomerase, whose translation MARRYFIAGNWKMNNTAAKAVELIDGIKAKIGGETSVDVAVCPTFTALDAASKALKGSTVKLGAQNMYFEAKGAFTGEIAADMLKEFDCTYVILGHSERRQYFKEDDALINRKVKAVLANGMKPILCVGEKLEDREANKTIDVVSTQTVGGLEGLSKEDAEKVVVAYEPVWAIGTGKTATPAMAQEVHAEIRKILAKLFGEEVSQKIQILYGGSMKPENADALLAEKDIDGGLIGGAALKADSFAALVESAKKAAQA comes from the coding sequence ATGGCACGCAGATATTTCATCGCGGGTAATTGGAAAATGAACAACACGGCGGCGAAAGCCGTCGAACTCATCGACGGAATCAAGGCGAAAATCGGCGGCGAAACTTCGGTTGACGTCGCGGTTTGCCCCACATTCACGGCTCTCGACGCGGCAAGCAAAGCCCTCAAAGGCTCGACCGTAAAGCTCGGCGCGCAGAACATGTACTTCGAAGCAAAGGGCGCGTTCACGGGCGAAATCGCCGCCGACATGCTCAAAGAATTCGACTGCACATACGTCATTCTCGGCCACAGCGAACGCCGCCAGTACTTCAAGGAAGACGACGCCCTCATCAACCGGAAAGTCAAGGCTGTCTTGGCTAACGGCATGAAGCCCATTCTCTGCGTAGGCGAAAAACTTGAAGACCGCGAAGCCAACAAGACAATCGACGTCGTTTCGACGCAGACCGTCGGCGGGCTCGAAGGCCTCTCGAAGGAAGACGCCGAAAAGGTTGTCGTTGCCTACGAACCCGTTTGGGCTATCGGCACGGGCAAAACGGCGACTCCCGCAATGGCGCAGGAAGTCCACGCCGAAATCCGAAAGATTCTCGCAAAGCTCTTCGGTGAAGAAGTTTCGCAGAAAATCCAGATTCTCTACGGCGGCTCGATGAAGCCCGAAAACGCCGACGCCCTCTTGGCTGAAAAAGACATCGACGGCGGCCTTATCGGCGGCGCGGCTCTCAAAGCCGACTCTTTCGCGGCTCTCGTCGAAAGCGCGAAAAAGGCGGCGCAAGCGTAG
- a CDS encoding IMP dehydrogenase codes for MSNNIDDKFFLDADAFFTSNAGYGLTYDDVSLATQYSDVLPRETRLDTSLSDSIKLSLPMISSDMDTVTESQMAIGMARNGGLGLLHCNMSQKEQLVEVARVKNYIHGLIQEPIKVSPEMHIGDVLKIVTDRNFRFRTFPVVDGQNKLVGLLPGSIVKERYAALSVAKTMTPRKDVFTVNQKELGADPIAVADAFFDEHFGVHKLLVVDDNDTLRGLFTLSDIERISEERGAPQKNARDSKFRLLCGASIAMMRNKDGSVDFENIINHVGALVDEGLDVAAVSTAHGFTEGVGSTVKALRKAFPELTLIGGNVTNGAGVEYLAECGADAIKIGQGPGSICTTRIVAGVGIPQLTALYVCSKAAQKCGVRIIADGGITKSGDMVKALTLADAMICGGLLAGCPEAPGQVMEINGKMYKQYRGMGSLAAMKAGSAARYGHDLKVKSDKITAEGVEALKEVSSSLDEALKIFVGGIQSGMGYLGAKTLPELRKNARFTRLTGAGQKESAPHDIIEIKQPSK; via the coding sequence ATGAGCAATAATATTGACGACAAATTCTTTCTGGACGCCGACGCGTTCTTCACCTCCAACGCGGGCTACGGTCTGACTTACGACGACGTTTCGCTCGCCACCCAGTACTCCGACGTTCTCCCCCGCGAAACGAGGCTCGACACCTCCCTCTCCGACTCTATCAAGCTTTCCCTGCCCATGATCTCCTCGGACATGGACACCGTTACCGAATCGCAAATGGCAATCGGCATGGCGCGCAACGGCGGTCTCGGACTTCTCCACTGCAACATGAGCCAAAAGGAGCAGCTTGTAGAAGTTGCCCGCGTCAAGAACTACATTCACGGTCTGATTCAAGAGCCAATCAAGGTTTCGCCCGAAATGCATATCGGCGACGTCCTCAAAATCGTAACCGACCGCAATTTCAGATTCCGCACTTTCCCCGTCGTCGACGGGCAAAACAAGCTTGTGGGGCTTCTCCCAGGAAGCATTGTAAAGGAACGCTACGCAGCGCTTTCGGTCGCCAAGACCATGACGCCCCGCAAGGACGTTTTCACGGTCAACCAGAAGGAACTCGGCGCGGATCCCATCGCCGTTGCCGACGCTTTCTTTGACGAGCATTTCGGCGTCCACAAGCTCCTTGTTGTAGACGACAACGATACGCTCCGAGGGCTCTTCACGCTCTCCGACATCGAAAGAATTTCCGAAGAGCGCGGAGCTCCCCAAAAGAACGCCCGCGACTCCAAGTTCAGGCTTCTCTGCGGCGCGTCCATTGCGATGATGCGCAACAAGGACGGCTCGGTCGATTTCGAAAACATCATAAACCACGTCGGCGCGCTCGTAGACGAGGGCTTGGACGTCGCCGCGGTCTCGACTGCGCACGGCTTCACCGAGGGCGTCGGCTCTACGGTCAAGGCTCTCCGCAAGGCTTTCCCCGAACTCACGCTCATCGGCGGCAACGTAACGAACGGCGCGGGGGTTGAGTATCTCGCCGAATGCGGCGCGGACGCCATCAAAATCGGGCAAGGTCCAGGCTCGATTTGCACGACGCGCATTGTTGCGGGCGTAGGCATTCCCCAGCTCACAGCCCTCTATGTCTGCTCGAAAGCCGCCCAGAAATGCGGCGTTAGAATCATTGCCGACGGCGGCATTACAAAGAGCGGCGACATGGTCAAGGCTCTCACCCTCGCCGACGCCATGATTTGCGGCGGTCTCCTTGCTGGTTGCCCCGAAGCCCCCGGTCAGGTTATGGAAATCAACGGCAAGATGTACAAGCAATACCGCGGCATGGGCAGTCTTGCGGCGATGAAAGCAGGCAGTGCCGCGCGTTATGGGCACGACCTTAAAGTCAAGAGCGACAAAATTACCGCCGAGGGTGTCGAGGCTCTCAAAGAAGTCTCCTCCTCTCTCGACGAAGCTTTGAAGATTTTTGTCGGCGGCATTCAGAGCGGCATGGGCTATCTCGGCGCGAAGACTCTCCCCGAGCTTCGCAAAAATGCGCGTTTCACCCGTCTCACTGGCGCGGGTCAAAAAGAAAGCGCTCCCCACGACATCATCGAAATCAAACAACCCTCCAAATAA
- a CDS encoding alpha-galactosidase, with protein sequence MAIPSQNGDARDGYFKTRDVADSDVEAGRLECEIGFRKGNLEVKRIFRIYEKSPAIACQIYFRGKPDARDWIGSRASSADMQNIETITARGFGQSALALDTLSFAGRQWNLLAAEFFDVTDHHNNLVREVSALSYRKMPLRGNILFMENKETGAGFFWLKESPVSLVQLAYPAADFFAEWGKFLLVGAGVDASDISADKWTPAYGYVFGVWNGGERERLLALRSYQKNLRRLKEGRDEMVMLNTWGDRGQDTKVNEAFCKEEIARAKKMGITHFQIDDGWQAGKSGNSAYGGSFLNIWANPDYWKPSPEKYPNGLQTVVDAARNAGIELCLWFNPSWPDDFADWQKDVAALTSLYDKFGIRTFKIDGMKIRTKLAEERVRAMFDAVLAHTKGRAVLNLDVTAGRRGGYFSYSKYGNIFLENRYTDWQNYYPYWTLRNIWTISKYVPAERLQIEFLNNDRNTEKYGDDPFAPAKYDIRYLFATTMAAQPLAWMEATGLSDENIEKLAPLVRDYKKVSHDFHTGTIMPIGEEPSGRSWTGFQSVKSPTSGYVIAYREFNPAASKKMATRFDAGAEVSFEPVLGSAKAFRAEVDADSRVEFSLPEENSFGMWKYTVLKNPSKK encoded by the coding sequence TTGGCGATACCGTCGCAAAACGGCGACGCGCGGGACGGCTACTTCAAAACGCGCGACGTGGCGGATTCGGACGTAGAGGCGGGGCGGCTCGAATGCGAAATCGGCTTCCGCAAGGGAAATTTGGAAGTAAAGAGGATTTTCAGAATATACGAAAAATCGCCCGCAATCGCATGCCAAATATATTTCAGGGGAAAGCCCGACGCGCGGGACTGGATAGGCTCGCGCGCGTCGTCGGCTGACATGCAGAATATAGAGACAATCACGGCGCGGGGCTTCGGACAGTCCGCGCTTGCGCTCGACACGCTGTCGTTTGCGGGTCGCCAGTGGAATCTGCTCGCCGCCGAGTTTTTCGACGTTACCGACCACCACAACAACCTCGTCCGCGAAGTCTCCGCGTTGTCCTACCGCAAAATGCCCCTGAGGGGCAACATTCTGTTCATGGAAAACAAGGAGACGGGCGCGGGCTTTTTCTGGCTTAAAGAGTCGCCGGTGTCGCTCGTGCAGCTGGCGTACCCCGCGGCGGACTTCTTCGCCGAGTGGGGAAAGTTTCTGCTCGTGGGCGCGGGCGTCGACGCCTCCGACATCTCCGCCGACAAATGGACGCCCGCATACGGCTATGTCTTCGGCGTCTGGAACGGCGGCGAGCGCGAACGCCTGCTCGCGCTGAGGTCGTACCAAAAGAACCTCCGCCGCTTGAAGGAGGGGCGCGACGAAATGGTCATGCTCAACACTTGGGGCGACAGAGGGCAGGACACGAAAGTAAACGAGGCGTTTTGCAAAGAGGAAATCGCCCGCGCAAAAAAAATGGGCATAACGCACTTCCAAATCGACGACGGCTGGCAGGCGGGCAAGAGCGGCAATTCGGCGTATGGCGGCTCGTTCCTGAACATATGGGCGAACCCCGACTACTGGAAACCCTCGCCCGAAAAATACCCCAACGGCTTGCAGACGGTCGTAGACGCTGCCCGCAACGCGGGAATCGAGCTTTGCCTGTGGTTCAATCCGAGCTGGCCAGACGACTTCGCCGACTGGCAAAAGGACGTCGCCGCCCTTACTTCGCTCTACGACAAATTCGGAATCCGCACGTTTAAAATCGACGGAATGAAAATCCGCACAAAGCTCGCCGAAGAGCGCGTCCGCGCCATGTTCGACGCCGTTTTGGCGCACACAAAGGGCCGCGCCGTGCTGAACCTCGACGTCACCGCGGGGCGCAGGGGCGGGTATTTCTCGTACTCGAAATACGGCAACATATTTTTGGAAAACCGCTATACCGACTGGCAAAACTACTACCCGTACTGGACGCTCCGCAACATCTGGACAATCTCGAAATACGTTCCCGCCGAGCGTCTTCAAATAGAATTCCTCAACAACGACCGCAACACCGAAAAGTACGGCGACGACCCGTTCGCGCCCGCAAAGTACGATATCCGCTACCTCTTCGCAACGACAATGGCGGCGCAGCCCTTGGCATGGATGGAGGCTACGGGGCTGTCGGACGAAAACATCGAAAAGCTCGCGCCGCTCGTGCGCGACTATAAAAAAGTGTCGCACGATTTCCACACGGGGACAATCATGCCGATTGGCGAAGAGCCGTCGGGACGCTCGTGGACGGGCTTCCAGTCGGTGAAGTCGCCGACTTCGGGGTACGTAATCGCCTACCGCGAGTTCAATCCCGCAGCGTCAAAGAAAATGGCGACGCGCTTCGATGCGGGCGCGGAAGTTTCGTTCGAGCCGGTGCTGGGAAGCGCAAAGGCGTTCAGGGCGGAAGTCGACGCCGATTCGCGCGTCGAATTTTCGCTTCCCGAAGAAAATTCCTTCGGCATGTGGAAATACACGGTGCTTAAAAACCCGTCCAAGAAATAG